Genomic segment of Bacteroidales bacterium:
AAAACAAACGTTCTGTATCTTGTTGATAATCAGCAAAGCATAGCTTAAGTTGACGTGTATGCCTAACGGGACTGAAATTATTTTTCCCAGCACCTCAAAAAGAAATTTAGCCATTTTCTAAGGTCATGGATTGTCAAACATATGTTGGGCTCTGATAAAGAATTTGCATCTTTTGTCAAAAAAGCTAATAGGATTACGGTTTAGTTGTTTTCTGAATTCTTTACCGGATTTGAATAGATTTTTAGAAATAAATTATCGCCTTTTTCAGAATTTTCTCTTATACTTTTCAGTTGTTTATTTTTATAATCCAAGAATTTTTCTTTTTCTTGTTTTGTATAGAACGATTTATATATATCTGTTTTATTCAATAAATCATATGCAATATAGTTATTTGGCCATAATTTATAATTGGAATATATTGATTGGTCTATAAACTCTGCTATTTTAACTATTTGTTGATTTCTTGCAGTTATGGTATCAAGTTTTCTTAATTTTGAATTGATGGTTTTTCCAATTTGCAAATGGATTTTTCCTTTTTGTTTACTTATTCCGTCAATTATACTGTTAATATCTTCGTCTTTTGTCTTTTCATATTTTCCGTTAAAGGTGTTAAGAAGTTCTTTTACTTTAAAATGATCGTTTGGTTCAAATTCATATGAAATTGCGAGTGGTATAATATTTATTTCTTCAATGTTTTCTGCAAGTGATCCGGAACCGGATGAGTTTAACATTTTAATAATACTGCTTTGCGTTTTGTCGTTTCCGTCTTTTGTTCTGCCACCTCTTTGTGCAATCCAAACAGAGTGTTTTTTATTAAAGATTGTATATCGAATATATTCAGATAGTTGAATTGTTTTTTTTAATAGTTCTCTGGGGCTTCCTTTTCTGTAAACTTTAAACATTTTATTGATTTTACCAACTTCATAGACTAACTTATCTTTCATAAGATTATTACCGAAAGAGATTTCAGTTGTAGGGAAATTTTCATTAGTCAAAATACATTGAAAAATTGAGGCATCCAAAAATATATCCCTGTGGTTTGAAATAAAGACATAATTTTTTTCTCTGTCAATATTTTCAATACCGGAATAAGTAAGCCCTTTTGAAGTATTTTCAATTATTGTATTAATAACATAATACATAATTTTAATCTGAAAATCTTCAATTGAACGGATAGAATTCATTAAATTAAGATAATCAGGTTTTGAGAAATCAGGGAAGAAATATTTAATTACACTGTAAAATCTTTCATCCTCAGTAATACGCAAAACAGCCGCTTTTGCTTCTGTTTCATTGTATGGCCTGAATTCATCATAAAAATCAGTTATTTTTATTTTCTGCATTTGCTTGAAAATATTATGTGTTTTGGGTGTACAAAGTTATAATTATCCTTTAACTTTTTTATCATTTTCTTTTATTCTGATAATAAAAATATATTTTCGCATGTTTAGAAACAGTAAATATTGAATATATGGGAAGATTTGGAAAAGTTATTAAGAAATTTCCGAAGATATTTTGGGTTTCAAATTTAATGGAATTATTTGAACGATTTGCATGGTATGGTTTTTACAATGCATTAGCATTATTTCTTATAAACTCTAAAGATACAGGAGCCCTTGGTTTTACGCCGGCTGAGCAAGGCCTTATTATGGGAACAGGCTCCATGTTACTTTATTTTCTTCCGACTATAACAGGTGCAATTGCCGATAAAATCGGATATAAAAAAGTTTTAATTATTTCATTTGGTATGTACATCACCGGCTTTTTGATGATGTCCTATTTTGAATCATTTGCAGCTATATTTGCTGCTTTTTTATATGTAGCTGTTGCCGGAGCATTATTCAAACCGATTATTTCGGGTACAATTGCAAAAGTGACGGATGACGAAACGTCTTCAATTGGTTTCGGAATTTTCTATATGATGATAAACATTGGCGGTTGGTTAGGTCCTTTAATTGCCGGGATACTTTTTAAAGTAAATTGGAACTATGTTTTTGCGCTTTCAATGGGCGTTATGGCGATAAATTATGTAATTGTACTTTTCTTTTATAAAGAACCTGTTATTAAAGAAGAAAAAACATCATTAGGACAGAGTATTGCACAGGCTTTTAAAAATATTGGAATTGCATTATCTGACTATAAGTATTTGATTTTTTTAATTTTAATGGTCGGTTATTGGACGGCTTTTAATCAATTGTTTTATACGTTTCCTGTTTTCTTAGAGCAATGGGCAGATTTGTCTAATTTTTTTGGTCATGAAATAACTTCCATTACGATGACTAGTTTTGATGCTTTTTTTATTATTCTTTTTCAGTTGATCATATCCACATTTGTGATGCGATTTAAACCGATTAATTCCATTATATCAGGTTTAATTGTTTTAAGTATCGGTGTCGGTTTAATGTTTTCAACTCAAAACGGATGGTTCTTATTGTTTGCAATATTGGTTTTCAGTATTGGTGAGATGGCAAGTTCGCCTAAATACACTGAATATGTTGGTAAAATTGCTCCAAAAGATAAAGTTGCTCTTTATATGGGGACTTCATTTTTACCAATTGCTGCAGCTCATCAATTGACAGGTATTTTATCCGGAAGTGTATATGGTAAATTGGCAGATAAAGTTTATTTATTAAAGCAAGAAGTTGCTGTAAGAGGATTAGATATTCCGGAAATTGAAGGTAAGTTTACTCAAAACAAATATTTTGAAAGGGCAGGTGAGTTGATGGGCATGGATCAACAGCAATTAACGGATTATTTATGGCAAACATACGAACCTTCACAAGTTATGTATATTTTTGCAGGCATAGGAATAGGAACAGCTGTATTATTGTTGCTTTATGATAAATTGATTTTGAAAAGTAAAAATAATAACAATAAAAATTAAACCTAAATTGAGCGGTTATTAAAAATGGTATTTTATTTTTAAGTCCACAGTAAGCAGTCTTCAGAAGAATTTATTTTGTTAACTGCCTACTGTGAATTGAAGACTGAATTTAGTCTTCATATTCCAATGTTATTTTAGTTCCGTATGATTTATCAGTCAATTTTGTTGCTTCTGTAATCACACTTTTTTTACCTCCGTTTTCAATAAAATTCAGACAAGCTCTGATTTTAGGAGACATATTTCCTTCACCAAATTTACCTTGCTTCATATATTTTTCAGCATCAGCCTTATTTAAGAAATCTAACTTTCGTTCGTTGTGTTGTCTGTAATCAATATAAACATAAGGAACATCTGTTAAAATATAATACTCATCTGCATTAATTTTTGATGCCATTACGGCAGTTGCTTTATCTTTATCAATAACTGCTTCTAATGCTCTGATCTGTTTGTTTTCGTCATAATAAACAGGTATTCCGCCACCACCGGAAGCAATTACAACAGCTCCGTTGTCAGTTATGCTTTCTATGGTTTTTATATTGAAAATATCAATAGGTTCGGGAGATGCTACAACTCTTCTCCATCCGTCATCAACTTTAGGACTTTCTTTAAATTTCCATCCTTTTTCTTTGGTAAGTTTGTCTGCTTGCACTTTCGGATAGATCTTACCTACGCGTTTTGTTGGATTTTGAAATGCCGAATCGTCTTTGCTGACAAGAACTTGTGTTACCAAAGTAACAACATCTTTTTCGATACCCTCTTCAATTAAAATATTTCTCAATGTTCGTTCCAACATATAACCGATCCCACCTTGTGAGTCAGCCACACAGATGTCAAGCGGCATTTGAGGTATGTCATACATTTCAGCTCCGGCATCATTTCTCATTAATATATTTCCTACTTGCGGGCCGTTTCCGTGGCTGAGGATAACATCATGTCCTTCTTTAATAAAAGGAATAATATTTTTTAGTGTATCATAGGTGTTTTTTTCTTGCTCTTCAATTGTACCTATTTGGTCGCCTCTTAGGAGAGCGTTACCACCGAGAGCTATAACAATTTTTTTCTTTTGCATATTAATTAGATATTAGTATTTAGATATTAGTATTCAGACAGTTTAAATCATTGTATTTAATGTGTTATCTGAAATATAAAATTTTGAATTAATACAGGGTTAAGAATTAAAGGAAAAATTAATCCGAAAGCTGATCCTACAAAATGTGCATCATGTGCTATATTATCTTTACCTCTCCTGCTCATAAAATATGAATATGCTAAATATAACAAGCCAAAAATATAAGCAGGAATTCTTACAGGAATAAATATAATGCCTAAATCTCCCGTAGGGTTTAACAGAATAAAAGTGAAAACGATTGCTGAAACTGCACCTGATGCTCCAACCGAATTGTAATAATGATTATTTTTATGTTTAAATAAAGAAGGAATTGATGCTATAGGAACAGCCAGAACATACATTAATATATATAAAAAATTTCCATAGTTGTGTGTATCCGGAAAAACTCTTGCATCAGAAAATGCTTCTTCAATATATATTCCAAAAATCCATAAAACATACATGTTTATGATTAAATGCATCCAACCGTTGTGAATTAATGCATGTGAAAACAAACGTGCATAATTCTTTTTGTGCCATACCAAATATGAATTAAATTTCAGACGATTAAATAACTCATGCTTATTAAATGCTAAAATTGATATAACAGTTGTAATTATGATTAAAAATAATGTTAAATACATCTTCTTGAATTATTTTTTGAAACGGATTGCAAAAGTATAAACTTTATCCTAAATTAAACATTAGATTTTTATTTATCAATGTAAAATTTTGAAGATTAGTTCTCTTAAAAGGTCTTTATGAGATGTGCTGATATTATTGTAACCTTTGGCTTTCATATCATATTTTCTTAATAATGATATAACAGATACAACTTTTTTTGTGTTATATCTTTTTGCTGCTGTTACATAATCTTGAACAAAATAAGGATTTACTCTTAAAACCGAAGCAACATTATTTTTGGATTTATCTTTAAGGAAATGATATGATAATATTTTTGAGAAATATGAGAATAAAGAAATTATTATCAATATAAAAGGATTTTCTTTCGGATTTCTTGCAAAATGATCAATAATGCGATTAGCTTTTAATATATTTTGGTCGCGAATGGCATTCTGAAGCTCAAATGTATTGTAATCTTTACTAATTCCAATGTTTTTCTCAATATGTTCAGGTGTTATCTGTGTATTTTCAGGTAATGAGATAATAAGTTTGTCAAGTTCATTTGATATTTTGCTTAAATCTGTTCCCAAAAAATCTGTCAGAAGTTTACTTGATACTTGGCTTATAGAATATTTTCTTTCTTTAAGGTAGTTATTGATCCAAGCCGGTATTTGATTTTCATACAGTTTCTTTGATTCAAACAATACAGAGTTTTTGACTAAAACTTTATAGATTTTTTTTCGTTTATCAAGGGTTTTATATTTATAATTGAAAACAAGTATTGTTGATTTTAACGGTTGCTCGGCATAA
This window contains:
- a CDS encoding MFS transporter, producing MGRFGKVIKKFPKIFWVSNLMELFERFAWYGFYNALALFLINSKDTGALGFTPAEQGLIMGTGSMLLYFLPTITGAIADKIGYKKVLIISFGMYITGFLMMSYFESFAAIFAAFLYVAVAGALFKPIISGTIAKVTDDETSSIGFGIFYMMINIGGWLGPLIAGILFKVNWNYVFALSMGVMAINYVIVLFFYKEPVIKEEKTSLGQSIAQAFKNIGIALSDYKYLIFLILMVGYWTAFNQLFYTFPVFLEQWADLSNFFGHEITSITMTSFDAFFIILFQLIISTFVMRFKPINSIISGLIVLSIGVGLMFSTQNGWFLLFAILVFSIGEMASSPKYTEYVGKIAPKDKVALYMGTSFLPIAAAHQLTGILSGSVYGKLADKVYLLKQEVAVRGLDIPEIEGKFTQNKYFERAGELMGMDQQQLTDYLWQTYEPSQVMYIFAGIGIGTAVLLLLYDKLILKSKNNNNKN
- the arcC gene encoding carbamate kinase, which codes for MQKKKIVIALGGNALLRGDQIGTIEEQEKNTYDTLKNIIPFIKEGHDVILSHGNGPQVGNILMRNDAGAEMYDIPQMPLDICVADSQGGIGYMLERTLRNILIEEGIEKDVVTLVTQVLVSKDDSAFQNPTKRVGKIYPKVQADKLTKEKGWKFKESPKVDDGWRRVVASPEPIDIFNIKTIESITDNGAVVIASGGGGIPVYYDENKQIRALEAVIDKDKATAVMASKINADEYYILTDVPYVYIDYRQHNERKLDFLNKADAEKYMKQGKFGEGNMSPKIRACLNFIENGGKKSVITEATKLTDKSYGTKITLEYED
- the holA gene encoding DNA polymerase III subunit delta — translated: MKFEDIIKNLENKIYKPIYFLYGEESFYIDKITDFIAANVLDEAEKAFNQTILYGKDLLIEDVINAAKRFPMMANHQVIIVKEAQNLKSIDNLIYYAEQPLKSTILVFNYKYKTLDKRKKIYKVLVKNSVLFESKKLYENQIPAWINNYLKERKYSISQVSSKLLTDFLGTDLSKISNELDKLIISLPENTQITPEHIEKNIGISKDYNTFELQNAIRDQNILKANRIIDHFARNPKENPFILIIISLFSYFSKILSYHFLKDKSKNNVASVLRVNPYFVQDYVTAAKRYNTKKVVSVISLLRKYDMKAKGYNNISTSHKDLLRELIFKILH
- a CDS encoding rhomboid family intramembrane serine protease, whose amino-acid sequence is MYLTLFLIIITTVISILAFNKHELFNRLKFNSYLVWHKKNYARLFSHALIHNGWMHLIINMYVLWIFGIYIEEAFSDARVFPDTHNYGNFLYILMYVLAVPIASIPSLFKHKNNHYYNSVGASGAVSAIVFTFILLNPTGDLGIIFIPVRIPAYIFGLLYLAYSYFMSRRGKDNIAHDAHFVGSAFGLIFPLILNPVLIQNFIFQITH
- a CDS encoding 1-acyl-sn-glycerol-3-phosphate acyltransferase, translated to MQKIKITDFYDEFRPYNETEAKAAVLRITEDERFYSVIKYFFPDFSKPDYLNLMNSIRSIEDFQIKIMYYVINTIIENTSKGLTYSGIENIDREKNYVFISNHRDIFLDASIFQCILTNENFPTTEISFGNNLMKDKLVYEVGKINKMFKVYRKGSPRELLKKTIQLSEYIRYTIFNKKHSVWIAQRGGRTKDGNDKTQSSIIKMLNSSGSGSLAENIEEINIIPLAISYEFEPNDHFKVKELLNTFNGKYEKTKDEDINSIIDGISKQKGKIHLQIGKTINSKLRKLDTITARNQQIVKIAEFIDQSIYSNYKLWPNNYIAYDLLNKTDIYKSFYTKQEKEKFLDYKNKQLKSIRENSEKGDNLFLKIYSNPVKNSENN